A window from Hemicordylus capensis ecotype Gifberg chromosome 2, rHemCap1.1.pri, whole genome shotgun sequence encodes these proteins:
- the LOC128342126 gene encoding uncharacterized protein LOC128342126 isoform X2: MSKTSGRWVVNSFPMIRTRPWKPYCKMKPPMPFNLKAAAVNVAVSGLNQLDPGPQENMASCKKVLRGLLEEATSIQNIIGILKELHRYINMEKPRLQTLGREAYIDALAHVARLPNMELATWKVLFLKEEQLAHHNIQSTIKDGLILEDFHEKEEFVASCISFLFFLMLAA; the protein is encoded by the exons ATGTCAAAGACGTCAGGTCGTTGGGTGGTCAACTCCTTTCCTATGATAAGGACGAGGCCatggaagccgtactg caaaatgaagccgcctatgcccttcaatctcaaggcagcagccgtcaacgtggcggtgtccgggctgaaccaactGGACCCAGGGCCCCAG gagaacatggcatcctgcAAGAAGGTGCTCAgagggctgctggaggaggccaccTCTATCCAGAACataattggcatcttgaag gagctccacaggtacaTCAACATGGAGAAGCCCCGCCTGCagactctgggccgagaagcctacatTGATGCTCTGGCTcacgtggccagactgcccaatatggaa ctggccacatggaaggttCTGTTTCTCAAGGAAGAGCAGTTGGCTCATCATAacatccagagcaccatcaaag atggcctcatcttagaggatttccatgaaaaggaggagtttgtggCATCctgcatttccttcctcttctttttaatgCTAGCAGCCTAA
- the LOC128342126 gene encoding uncharacterized protein LOC128342126 isoform X1, which translates to MAALVEKCQKIVGHFHRGEKAQHMLKERQLELDLPDLPEHLMPLQVPTQGDSHVLLQDGLVGGFSPPCCASGEAKRSSLSGPSSCPPLRKMSKTSGRWVVNSFPMIRTRPWKPYCKMKPPMPFNLKAAAVNVAVSGLNQLDPGPQENMASCKKVLRGLLEEATSIQNIIGILKELHRYINMEKPRLQTLGREAYIDALAHVARLPNMELATWKVLFLKEEQLAHHNIQSTIKDGLILEDFHEKEEFVASCISFLFFLMLAA; encoded by the exons atggcagctcttgtggagaagtgccaaaAGATAGtcggccatttccaccggggtgaaaaggctcagCATATGCTGaaagagaggcagcttgagctggacctacctgacctacctgaacacctgatgccTTTGCAGGTTCCTACCCAGGGGGACTCTCACGTTCTTCTCCaggatggtttggttggggggttttCTCCTCCATGCTGCGCCTCAGGAGAGGCAAAGAG gtcatccttGTCTGGACCCAGTTCTTGTCCGCCATTACGGAAGATGTCAAAGACGTCAGGTCGTTGGGTGGTCAACTCCTTTCCTATGATAAGGACGAGGCCatggaagccgtactg caaaatgaagccgcctatgcccttcaatctcaaggcagcagccgtcaacgtggcggtgtccgggctgaaccaactGGACCCAGGGCCCCAG gagaacatggcatcctgcAAGAAGGTGCTCAgagggctgctggaggaggccaccTCTATCCAGAACataattggcatcttgaag gagctccacaggtacaTCAACATGGAGAAGCCCCGCCTGCagactctgggccgagaagcctacatTGATGCTCTGGCTcacgtggccagactgcccaatatggaa ctggccacatggaaggttCTGTTTCTCAAGGAAGAGCAGTTGGCTCATCATAacatccagagcaccatcaaag atggcctcatcttagaggatttccatgaaaaggaggagtttgtggCATCctgcatttccttcctcttctttttaatgCTAGCAGCCTAA